The window GATCGCAACGACGTCGTCTGCACCGACCTGCGCCATCTCCGCAGCGAACATCGCCGTCGCGAGCACATCGCCGGCCAGCAGTGCGACGCCGGCATCCGGCAGGGTGTGGGGTACACGCACGAGCGTCGAATCCGCTAGCGGCACACGCACGAACTCCGCCTGTGCGCCATGCAGCCCCGTGCCGTTCTGCACCCATCCGAAGAGCTGCCCGCGGACGCAGCGTGCCGTCAGGCCGACGGCGCACGCCCAGCACGCTCCGCAGCTGGTGGTGAACGGCGCAACGACCCGATCACCGACGCCGAAGCGTTTCACCGCCGATCCGATTTCGACCACGTGCCCGGTGAACTCGTGACCCATGACCGTGCCGGGGTCGAGTCCGCGCTCGCGTCCGAGGTACGGATGCAGATCGGAGCCGCAGATGCCGGCGGCCTCGACTCGCACGATGACGTCTGCGTCGTCGCGGAGGATGGGATCGGGGACGGTGCCGTAGTGCAGCGTCTCGATATCGGCGAACGTGATCGCGTTCATGAGCCGGTCATCGCGTGACCGCGGCCGCTTCTCTTCCCTGCACCTCGTCTGGCGCCCACGCCTCACGCCGCCAGCACATCTCCCAGAACATC is drawn from Longimicrobiales bacterium and contains these coding sequences:
- a CDS encoding alcohol dehydrogenase catalytic domain-containing protein; this encodes MNAITFADIETLHYGTVPDPILRDDADVIVRVEAAGICGSDLHPYLGRERGLDPGTVMGHEFTGHVVEIGSAVKRFGVGDRVVAPFTTSCGACWACAVGLTARCVRGQLFGWVQNGTGLHGAQAEFVRVPLADSTLVRVPHTLPDAGVALLAGDVLATAMFAAEMAQVGADDVVAIVGCGPVGVLAVRAAIARGARHVFALDAVTSRLQLAAAFGATPLSIREDDFVARVREVTDRPGADCAIEAVGSPEATRTAADMLRPGGRLAAVGVHTEPSLALSPGELYDRNLAYVAGRCPARRLLPDALVLAGREVDLLARLITHRLPLARGVDAYRALAAREEGWGKVVLEM